One Rissa tridactyla isolate bRisTri1 chromosome 1, bRisTri1.patW.cur.20221130, whole genome shotgun sequence DNA segment encodes these proteins:
- the SLITRK5 gene encoding SLIT and NTRK-like protein 5 encodes MYACCSTVTLEQDLNKKMHIWMLQTIVFALTSLVLSWAESIEYYGEICDNACPCEEKDSILTVSCENRGIISLFEISPPRFPVYHLLLSGNLLNRLYPNQFVNYTGASILHLGSNDIQDIETGAFHGLRGLRRLHLNNNKLELLRDDTFLGLESLEYLQVDYNYISIIEPNAFSKLHLLQVLILNDNLLSSLPNNLFRFVPLTHLDLRGNRLKLLPYAGLLQHMDKVVELQLEENPWNCSCELIALKDWLDSISYSALVGDVVCETPFRLHGRDLDEVSKQELCPRRLISDYEMRPQTPLSTTGYFHTTPASVNSVATSSSAVYKSPLKPPKGTRQPNKTRVRPTSRLPSKDLGYSNYGPSIAYQTKSPVPLECPTACTCNLQISDLGLNVNCQERKIESISELQPKPYNPKKMYLTENYIALVRRADFVDATGLDLLHLGNNRISVIQDRAFGDLTNLRRLYLNGNRIERLSPELFYGLQSLQYLFLQYNVIREIEAGTFEPVPNLQLLFLNNNLLRSLPGNIFSGLSLYRLSLRSNHFSYLPVSGVLDQLKSLLQIDLHENPWDCTCDVVGMKLWLEQLNTGVLVDQVICESPKKFAQSDMRAVRVELLCPDYSDIVVSTPTPSPGQLPARTTPSSSTVHLNGTAAAGGSSPAGGAGGGGGSSSVPLSVLILSLLLVFIMSVFVAAGLFVLVMKRRKKGQGDHASANNSDVSSFNMQYSVYSGGHHHHHHHHPHLQQHPPHRGGGGGGGGGGGAALPKVKTPAGHVYEYIPHPLGHMCKNPIYRSREGNAGEDYKDLHELKVTYSSHPLQPGGGAPPPPPPPPPPAPGGEDAPVRSPAYSVSTIEPREELLSPVQDADRFYRGILEPDKHSSSSTLGTPGSTLPDYPKLPAAYTYSPNYDLRRAHQYLHPGPGDGRLRETVLYSPPSTVYVEPNRNEYLELKAKLNAEPDYLEVLEKQTTFSQF; translated from the coding sequence atgtaCGCTTGCTGCTCTACAGTAACTTTGGAACAGGACCTCAACAAAAAAATGCATATCTGGATGCTGCAGACGATCGTGTTTGCTTTAACATCGCTAGTCCTTTCGTGGGCAGAAAGCATTGAGTATTATGGGGAAATCTGTGATAATGCGTGTCCTTGTGAGGAGAAGGACAGCATCTTAACAGTGAGCTGTGAAAACAGAGGGATCATCAGTCTTTTTGAGATCAGTCCACCAAGGTTCCCTGTCTACCACCTCTTGTTGTCTGGGAACCTTTTGAACAGGCTGTACCCAAACCAGTTTGTCAATTACACGGGGGCTTCGATTTTGCATCTGGGGAGCAATGACATACAAGACATCGAAACCGGGGCCTTTCATGGTCTGAGAGGTTTAAGGAGGCTGCACCTGAACAATAACAAGCTGGAACTTTTACGGGATGACACTTTCCTTGGGCTAGAGAGTTTGGAATACCTACAGGTCGATTATAATTATATTAGCATCATTGAACCCAATGCCTTCAGCAAACTGCATTTGCTGCAGGTGCTGATTCTCAATGATAACCTCCTCTCCAGTTTGCCCAATAACCTTTTCCGTTTTGTGCCCTTAACTCACCTGGACCTGAGGGGTAACCGGCTGAAGCTGTTGCCCTATGCAGGCCTTTTGCAGCACATGGATAAAGTGGtagagctgcagctggaggaaaacCCCTGGAATTGCTCTTGTGAATTGATTGCTCTAAAGGATTGGCTGGACAGTATCTCCTACTCCGCTCTGGTGGGAGATGTGGTTTGTGAGACCCCTTTCCGCTTACATGGTCGAGACTTGGATGAAGTCTCCAAGCAGGAGCTTTGCCCCAGGAGGCTCATCTCGGATTATGAAATGAGACCGCAGACACCATTGAGCACCACCGGGTATTTCCACACTACCCCGGCCTCGGTCAACTCTGTGGCCACTTCTTCTTCAGCTGTTTACAAGTCCCCCTTGAAGCCCCCCAAAGGGACCCGCCAGCCCAACAAGACAAGGGTGCGCCCCACCTCCCGCCTGCCCTCAAAAGACCTGGGATACAGCAACTATGGCCCCAGCATTGCCTACCAGACCAAATCCCCGGTGCCTTTGGAGTGCCCCACTGCCTGCACTTGCAACTTGCAGATTTCTGACTTGGGCCTCAATGTAAATTGTCAGGAGAGGAAGATTGAGAGCATTTCTGAACTGCAGCCCAAACCCTATAATCCTAAGAAGATGTACCTGACGGAAAACTACATTGCTCTGGTACGCAGGGCAGATTTTGTGGATGCCACTGGGCTGGATTTGCTGCATCTAGGCAATAATCGGATCTCGGTCATTCAGGACCGGGCTTTTGGGGATTTAACTAATTTGCGAAGGCTGTACCTGAATGGGAACAGGATCGAGCGGCTGAGCCCAGAGCTGTTCTATGGGCTGCAAAGCCTGCAGTACCTCTTCCTGCAGTACAACGTCATCCGGGAGATAGAGGCGGGCACCTTTGAACCTGTCCCCAACCTTCAGCTCTTGTTTTTGAACAACAATCTGCTGAGATCTTTGCCAGGGAACATTTTTTCTGGTCTGTCTCTCTACAGGCTGAGCCTGCGGAGCAACCATTTCTCCTACTTGCCAGTGAGTGGGGTGCTGGACCAGCTGAAATCCCTGCTGCAGATTGACCTGCACGAGAACCCCTGGGACTGCACTTGCGATGTGGTGGGCATGAAGCTGTGGCTGGAGCAGCTCAACACAGGTGTCCTGGTGGACCAGGTTATCTGCGAATCCCCTAAGAAGTTTGCCCAGAGCGACATGCGAGCTGTCCGGGTGGAGCTGCTGTGTCCCGACTACTCGGACATCGTCGTCTCTACGCCCACGCCGTCCCCGGGCCAGCTGCCGGCCAGgaccaccccctcctcctccaccgtGCACCTCAACggcacggcggcggcgggcggctcaTCGCCCgcgggcggcgccggcggcggcggcggcagctcctCGGTGCCGCTCTCGGTGCTGATCCTCAGCCTGCTGCTGGTCTTCATCATGTCCGTCTTCGTGGCGGCGGGGCTCTTCGTCCTGGTGATGAAGCGGCGCAAGAAGGGCCAGGGTGACCACGCCAGCGCCAACAACTCCGACGTGAGCTCCTTCAACATGCAGTACAGCGTCTACAGCGgcggccaccaccaccaccaccaccaccacccccacctccagcagcacccgccccaccgcggcggcggcgggggaggcggcggcggggggggcgcggcgcTGCCCAAAGTGAAGACCCCCGCCGGACACGTCTACGAGTACATCCCGCACCCCCTGGGCCACATGTGCAAAAACCCCATCTACCGCTCCCGGGAGGGCAACGCGGGCGAGGATTACAAAGACCTCCACGAGCTCAAGGTCACCTACAGCAGCCACCCCCTGCAACCCGGGGggggggcgccgccgcccccgccgcctccgccgccgccggcccccggcggggAGGATGCGCCCGTGCGCAGCCCCGCGTACAGCGTGAGCACCATCGAGCCGCGGGAGGAGCTGCTCTCCCCGGTGCAAGACGCCGATCGCTTTTACAGGGGCATTTTGGAGCCCGACAaacactcctcctcctccacgctgGGCACACCCGGCTCCACCCTCCCCGACTACCCCAAGCTCCCCGCCGCCTACACCTACTCCCCCAACTATGACCTTAGGCGTGCCCACCAGTACTTGCACCCGGGGCCGGGGGACGGCAGGCTCCGGGAGACGGTGCTCTACAGCCCCCCGAGTACTGTCTATGTAGAGCCCAACAGGAACGAGTACCTGGAgctaaaagcaaaactaaacGCAGAGCCGGACTACCTCGAAGTGCTGGAAAAACAGACCACATTCAGCCAGTTCTGA